One Gordonia pseudamarae genomic window, CGGCCGGAGCTGATCGCCGGCCTTGGTGGGCACCGTCGACAACTGCACCACCGGCTGCGCTATCCAGCCACGCGGGTCGTTGCGGACCTTCTTGGCCAGTGCGTCGAGTTCGGCGCCGGTCGCGTCCGGACCGAAAACGATACCGTAACCACCGGATCCTTCAACGGGTTTGACGACGAGTTCGTCGATGCGGTCGAGGACTTCTTCGCATTCCTCGGGCAACCAGCACCGCAGGGTGTCGACGTTCTTGAGAGATGGCTTCTCGCCCAGGTAGTACCGGATGATCTCCGGCACATAGGTGTAGATGAGCTTGTCGTCGCCGACACCGTTGCCCACGGCGCTGGAGATCACCACATTGCCGGCGCGGGCGGCGTTGAGCAGGCCGGCCACGCCCAGCATCGAGTCGGGACGGAACTGCATGGGGTCGAGGAAATCGTCATCGATACGCCGATAGATGACGTCCACGCGTTGCTCGCCCTCGGTGGTGCGCATGTAGACGACATTGTCGCGGCAGAACAGGTCGCGGCCCTCGACGAGTTCGACACCCATCAGCCGGGCCAGCAACGAATGTTCGAAGTAGGCCGAATTGGCAACGCCCGGAGTGAGAACCACGATGTTGGGGTCGGCCTCGTTGACCGCGGCCGAGGCCCGCAGCGCGCGCAGCAGATGACTCGGGTAGTCCCCGACCGCACGAACCTTGTGTGAGGCGAACAGGTCCGGGAACACCCTCGCCATCGTGCGCCGGTTCTCGATCACGTACGACACACCCGACGGCGAGCGCAGGTTGTCCTCCAGCACCCGGAACTCACCGTTCTCGTCGCGGATCAGATCGATACCGGCGACATGGATCCGAACCCCGTTGGGCGGTCGGATGTTTGCCGCCTGACGGTGAAAGTGCTCACACGAGTGGACAAGTCGCTTCGGCAGCACCCCGTCGCGAAGGATCTCCTGCGTCCCGTACACGTCGTCGAGGAAGAGCTCAAGTGCCTGCACCCGCTGGGCGATCCCGCCTTCGAGTTTGTGCCACTCGGCGGCCGAGATGACACGCGGTACGACGTCGAGCGGGAACGGACGTTCCTTACCCGACAACGAGAAGGTGACCCCCTGATCGATGAATGCCCTTCCCAGGGCGTCGATCCGGGTTTCGATGTCGGCACGATCCGATTCGGCCATCGCCTTGAAGATGCCCCGGTAGGCCGGCCGGATGTCGCCGTTGGCATCGAACATCT contains:
- a CDS encoding circularly permuted type 2 ATP-grasp protein, producing the protein MSPASTTKAAKRTPAKAAATKPASTAAVVPKSATSRAAAKRAKPATAQSRALTDTIFDGYTGAPSFGRPYDEMFDANGDIRPAYRGIFKAMAESDRADIETRIDALGRAFIDQGVTFSLSGKERPFPLDVVPRVISAAEWHKLEGGIAQRVQALELFLDDVYGTQEILRDGVLPKRLVHSCEHFHRQAANIRPPNGVRIHVAGIDLIRDENGEFRVLEDNLRSPSGVSYVIENRRTMARVFPDLFASHKVRAVGDYPSHLLRALRASAAVNEADPNIVVLTPGVANSAYFEHSLLARLMGVELVEGRDLFCRDNVVYMRTTEGEQRVDVIYRRIDDDFLDPMQFRPDSMLGVAGLLNAARAGNVVISSAVGNGVGDDKLIYTYVPEIIRYYLGEKPSLKNVDTLRCWLPEECEEVLDRIDELVVKPVEGSGGYGIVFGPDATGAELDALAKKVRNDPRGWIAQPVVQLSTVPTKAGDQLRPRHVDLRPFAVNDGESVWVLPGGLTRVALPEGSLVVNSSQGGGSKDTWVLAARGSEGERELAGAKVVSSRVAARPAESAPEPVHTQTQQQQQHGTAPAQAREGQEEVGQ